The following coding sequences lie in one Myxococcus xanthus genomic window:
- a CDS encoding BatA domain-containing protein, protein MTFGNPWMLLGALGALIPLLVHLFDRRRPRPHPFGPLAFVMRSQKRTASRLKLKRLLLYALRTLILLAIPIALARPELTRDAAAAQVVKGPAATAIILDASLSMRWSDGTPLFERARDEARDALKDLLPEEPATVLVCTQSPAAPPPPGFDRGRLRSLVDEAKATHGTADLSRCLDMAARALEENPMPAKRLVLVSDMTAAAFRLEAPPPTVKGPTGAPVKPEVVLRDAAEGHEVLNNRAIVDLKVEPALQAGPRTFQFTFTVRNFGTEAVKDLEAAVRVGESTLAKGFVDIPPGGTTQKTLTVRFPLGGTVLGQVTLAPDALVEDDRRSFVLPVPRALKALVVNGSPHATRYRDEAFFVDAALTAPGSPVEVATRDAEVGLREDFSAYDLVLLLNVPAPSADEAQKLAAFVENGGGLFISMGDRVNPEAYNQRLGPVLPRPLRLVRTSAERDDPDADTKSARLAQVSVEHVLFSPFTGQAEEGLVGARFYKYMLLEADSPGAGGASQVLATYEDGAPAVAVARKGKGRVALLTSTVDRDWSDFSIRTSFLPLMQRFAAYLTGSLDEREEVRVRVGESATLRPEGAQKVSSVRAPDGTEVTVKEQPEGALVAGPVTEPGVYSVLGADGKVQPDLSFAAVLDPSESDLGRVPTDTLTAYFGEETVKASTGDADKPTVPLWTWLILAACLAFFFEGTLLRK, encoded by the coding sequence GTGACCTTCGGCAATCCGTGGATGCTGCTGGGCGCGCTGGGCGCCCTCATCCCCCTGCTGGTGCACCTGTTCGACCGGCGCCGTCCCCGGCCGCACCCCTTCGGGCCGCTGGCCTTCGTGATGCGCAGCCAGAAGCGCACCGCCAGCCGCCTCAAGCTCAAGCGCCTGCTGCTGTACGCGCTGCGCACGCTCATCCTGCTGGCCATCCCCATTGCCCTGGCGCGCCCCGAGCTGACGCGGGACGCGGCCGCCGCGCAGGTGGTGAAGGGCCCCGCGGCCACCGCCATCATCCTGGACGCGTCGCTGTCCATGCGCTGGTCGGACGGCACGCCGCTCTTCGAGCGCGCCCGCGACGAGGCCCGCGACGCGCTGAAGGACCTGCTGCCCGAAGAGCCCGCCACCGTGCTGGTGTGCACACAGTCCCCCGCCGCGCCGCCGCCGCCGGGCTTCGACCGCGGCCGTCTGCGCTCGCTGGTGGATGAAGCGAAGGCCACCCACGGCACCGCGGACCTGTCGCGCTGCCTGGACATGGCGGCCCGCGCGCTGGAGGAGAACCCCATGCCAGCCAAGCGGCTGGTGCTGGTCTCCGACATGACAGCCGCGGCCTTCCGCCTGGAGGCGCCGCCGCCCACGGTGAAGGGCCCCACGGGCGCGCCCGTGAAGCCGGAAGTCGTCCTGCGCGACGCGGCCGAGGGCCACGAGGTGCTGAACAACCGCGCCATCGTCGACCTCAAGGTGGAGCCCGCTCTGCAGGCCGGTCCGCGCACGTTCCAGTTCACCTTCACGGTGCGCAACTTCGGCACGGAAGCCGTGAAGGACCTGGAGGCCGCGGTGCGCGTGGGCGAGTCCACGCTGGCCAAGGGCTTCGTGGACATCCCCCCGGGCGGCACGACGCAGAAGACGCTCACCGTGCGCTTCCCGCTGGGCGGCACGGTGCTGGGGCAGGTGACGCTGGCGCCGGACGCGCTGGTGGAGGATGACCGGCGTTCGTTCGTGCTGCCGGTGCCCCGCGCGCTGAAGGCGCTGGTGGTGAATGGCTCGCCGCACGCGACGCGCTACCGGGATGAAGCCTTCTTCGTGGACGCGGCTCTCACAGCGCCGGGCTCGCCGGTGGAGGTGGCCACGCGCGACGCGGAGGTGGGCCTGCGCGAGGACTTCTCCGCCTACGATTTGGTGCTGCTGCTCAACGTACCCGCGCCGAGCGCCGACGAGGCGCAGAAGCTGGCGGCCTTCGTGGAGAACGGCGGCGGCCTCTTCATCAGCATGGGCGACCGGGTGAACCCGGAGGCGTACAACCAGCGGCTGGGCCCGGTATTGCCGCGTCCGCTGCGCCTGGTGCGCACCAGCGCCGAGCGCGACGATCCGGACGCGGACACCAAGAGCGCGCGGCTGGCGCAGGTCTCCGTGGAGCACGTCCTCTTCTCGCCCTTCACGGGGCAGGCGGAGGAAGGGCTCGTGGGGGCGCGCTTCTACAAGTACATGCTGCTGGAGGCGGACTCCCCGGGCGCTGGCGGCGCCAGTCAGGTGCTGGCCACGTATGAGGACGGCGCGCCGGCGGTGGCCGTGGCGCGCAAGGGCAAGGGGCGCGTGGCGCTGCTTACCAGCACGGTGGACCGCGACTGGAGCGACTTCTCCATCCGCACCTCCTTCCTGCCGCTGATGCAGCGCTTCGCCGCGTACCTCACCGGCTCCCTGGACGAGCGCGAGGAGGTGCGCGTGCGCGTGGGCGAAAGCGCCACGCTGCGCCCGGAGGGGGCCCAGAAGGTGTCCTCGGTGCGCGCGCCGGACGGCACCGAGGTCACCGTGAAGGAGCAGCCGGAAGGCGCGCTGGTCGCCGGGCCGGTGACGGAGCCGGGCGTGTATTCGGTGCTGGGCGCGGACGGGAAGGTGCAGCCGGACCTGTCCTTCGCCGCCGTGCTCGATCCTTCCGAGAGCGACCTGGGACGTGTGCCGACGGACACCCTCACCGCCTACTTCGGAGAAGAGACGGTGAAGGCCTCCACGGGTGACGCGGACAAGCCGACGGTGCCGCTGTGGACCTGGCTCATCCTGGCCGCGTGCCTGGCGTTCTTCTTCGAAGGCACGCTGCTGCGCAAGTAG
- a CDS encoding DUF58 domain-containing protein has translation MLLDAQTLARLQGVKLRARAVMEGVLSGLHKSPHQGQSVEFAEHKEYAPGDELRHLDWKAYGKFDKYYVKRFEHETNLRAVMVVDASASMGYRSGALSKLDVATTLAGALCYLLVRQQDAAGLALMAGGKWKDVPPRASAGHLNVLLDTLEHTEPTGTTDLGSAADHLAEVLPRRSSVIVLSDLLDENQDALRRILALRQRKNDVSVFHLVDPAELTFPFDDPTLFIDMEGQGRIEVNPREIKESYLEEFNAFLANVKAACAEADVDYDLVRTDDKLDDVLLRYLSRRGRRR, from the coding sequence ATGCTGCTCGACGCACAGACGCTGGCCCGCCTCCAGGGAGTGAAGCTGCGCGCCCGCGCGGTGATGGAGGGCGTGTTGTCCGGCCTCCACAAAAGCCCGCATCAGGGGCAGAGCGTGGAGTTCGCGGAGCACAAGGAGTACGCCCCCGGCGACGAGCTCCGCCACCTGGACTGGAAGGCCTACGGCAAGTTCGACAAGTACTACGTCAAGCGCTTCGAGCACGAGACGAACCTGCGCGCCGTCATGGTGGTGGATGCGTCCGCCTCCATGGGCTACCGCAGCGGCGCGCTGAGCAAGCTGGACGTGGCCACCACGCTGGCGGGCGCGCTGTGCTACCTGCTGGTGCGCCAGCAGGACGCGGCGGGCCTGGCGCTGATGGCGGGCGGCAAGTGGAAGGACGTGCCGCCGCGCGCGTCGGCCGGGCACCTCAACGTGCTGCTGGACACGCTGGAGCACACCGAGCCCACCGGCACCACGGACCTGGGCAGCGCGGCGGACCACCTGGCGGAGGTGTTGCCTCGGCGCTCCAGCGTCATCGTCCTGTCGGACCTGCTGGATGAGAATCAGGACGCCCTGCGCCGCATCCTCGCGCTGCGGCAGCGGAAGAACGACGTGTCCGTGTTCCACCTGGTGGACCCGGCGGAGCTGACGTTCCCCTTCGACGACCCCACGCTCTTCATCGACATGGAGGGCCAGGGCCGCATCGAGGTGAACCCGCGCGAAATCAAGGAGAGCTACCTGGAGGAGTTCAACGCCTTCCTGGCGAACGTGAAGGCCGCGTGCGCCGAGGCGGACGTGGACTACGACCTGGTGCGCACGGACGACAAGCTGGATGACGTGCTGCTGCGGTACCTGTCGCGGCGCGGGAGGCGCCGGTGA
- a CDS encoding AAA family ATPase — protein sequence MESAAPDSLPVPDASGDDLRAVEELAQARNEIVAQIEKRVVGQREVVEHLLISLFSRGHCLFVGVPGLAKTLLISTLADVLNLSFNRIQFTPDLMPSDITGTDILEEDRTTGRRTFRFLQGPLFANIILADEVNRTPPKTQAALLQAMQEYRITAGGRTYPLELPFLVFATQNPIEQEGTYPLPEAQLDRFMFLVDVGYPTADEEVQIVKSTTGGPQPKLEKILSPERILALQELVRRVPVPDHVVRYAVELVRHTRPKEPGALDFIAKNTSWGAGPRASQYLVVAAKARAILHGRFVATVEDVRALARPVLRHRVLPNFTAESEGITSVKLIDQLLTVVKG from the coding sequence ATGGAAAGCGCCGCCCCCGACTCTCTGCCCGTGCCCGACGCCTCAGGCGACGACCTCCGTGCCGTCGAGGAGCTCGCCCAGGCCCGCAACGAAATCGTCGCCCAGATTGAAAAGCGCGTCGTCGGTCAGCGCGAGGTGGTGGAGCACCTCCTCATCTCCCTCTTCAGCCGCGGCCACTGCCTCTTCGTGGGTGTGCCGGGCCTCGCCAAGACGCTGCTCATCTCCACGCTGGCGGACGTCCTCAACCTGTCCTTCAACCGCATCCAGTTCACGCCGGACCTGATGCCGTCGGACATCACCGGCACGGACATCCTGGAAGAGGACCGCACCACCGGCCGGCGCACCTTCCGCTTCCTCCAGGGTCCGCTGTTCGCGAACATCATCCTGGCGGACGAGGTGAACCGCACCCCGCCGAAGACGCAGGCCGCGCTGCTGCAAGCCATGCAGGAGTACCGCATCACCGCCGGTGGCCGCACGTACCCGCTGGAGCTGCCCTTCCTCGTCTTCGCCACGCAGAACCCCATCGAGCAGGAGGGCACCTATCCGCTGCCCGAGGCCCAGCTCGACCGCTTCATGTTCCTGGTGGACGTGGGCTACCCCACCGCCGACGAAGAGGTGCAAATCGTCAAGAGCACCACCGGCGGTCCGCAGCCGAAGCTGGAGAAGATTCTGTCTCCCGAGCGCATCCTCGCGCTTCAAGAGCTGGTGCGCCGCGTGCCGGTGCCGGACCACGTGGTGCGCTACGCCGTGGAGCTGGTGCGCCACACGCGGCCCAAGGAGCCGGGCGCGCTGGACTTCATCGCGAAGAACACGTCCTGGGGCGCGGGCCCCCGCGCCAGCCAGTACCTGGTGGTGGCCGCCAAGGCGCGCGCCATCCTCCACGGCCGCTTCGTCGCCACCGTCGAGGACGTGCGCGCCCTGGCCCGTCCCGTGCTGCGCCACCGCGTGCTGCCCAACTTCACCGCGGAGAGCGAGGGCATCACCTCCGTGAAGCTCATCGATCAGCTCCTCACGGTGGTGAAGGGCTAG